The nucleotide sequence TGTTGAAGCTGCCGCAGTATCTTTGTGCTTGTTTTTACTTTCAGTTGTAGTGGCAAACACTTGCTCAATCAGTGATGAACTAACGGCAGCGATAAAAGAGATAGGTACAACAACAGGCCATGAAATAGTTACTATCAGCAAGATTGCCAGAGATAGGAACCAATCCTCTGGAGATAATCCGGTCGAGCGCTTGAAAAATTTTAGCCAGTTTCTGAAAAAATATATACTTGTTAGGAAATAAGCACCCAGTAAGGCGACGATAAGTAAATTCACGGTAATTAGTCCTTAAAACTTTCCAGTTATTCAAATTGTATTGCCATTAAACTCTGCTGCAATGGCTAGCTCAGCGTTTTAACGCAAACTTCATCAAATTGGCGGAATTATGAAGTTGTGTTTAAACTATGTCAATGGTAATACACCTACTAGAATAGCTCCAAAGATGGATATCAGCAACTGATATATAAGTTTTAATAGGAAGGATTTGCTGTTGGCTGGAAAAATCCGGCCAGTAAAAGCGTTGCACAAATTTAGAGACGCCCCGCTCATTCGAGACAGAATATAGTAGAGGTTGTTCGCGTGCAGAATATTGTCGCCCCTGTCGAAAGCAGAGTTGCCAACTACCGGATCGGCTTAGTCATAGAATGGTATATGGGTCACGTCACCCACGGGCAAAATTTGGAGCGATCGCTGCGCCACAATCCCAGGATCGAACCGACTTGGATGCCAGTACCGTTTCAAAGCGACGACATTTGGCAAAAATTGCCCGGTCACACCTTAAGGTTGAGCTTGCGAGCCAGGGATTTAGTACGCGCTGCTGTGCAAAAGAACGCTCTCGATTGTTTGTTTTACCATACCCCGGTGACGGCACTGCTGAGTTTGGGAATGATGCAGCGGATTCCCACAATTCTTTCCCTCGATTGCACCCCCATCGATTTGGTGAGAATGGGGGCAGCATATAAGTACGATGCACCGAATAAATTATTCGATCGCCTCAAATTTGAATGGTTCCGAAGGATGTATGAAAGTGCGGCGGCGATCGTCACTATGTCCGATTGGGCGAAAAACAGTCTCGTTGGAGATTACAACATTGCATCTGAAAAAGTGACGACAATTCTACCGGGATTGGATCTCAATCAGTGGCGTCCGACTGTAAAAGAGGCGGGCAAAAATCAGCCATTGAAACTTTTGTTTGTGGGTGGAGATTTTGAACGCAAAGGCGGTTACGTTTTACTGGAAGCATTCCGATCTGGATTGCGCGATCGCTGTACTTTGGATATTGTTACCAAAGATGAAATCGTTACGTCGGCAGAATCTGTGCGCGTACATCGCGGTTTGACGCCGAATAGTCCCTTGCTGCGGCAATTGTTCGCAGATGCCGATTTGTTCATTTTTCCAACTTTGGGGGATTTTATCCCATTTGTAGTTATGGAGGCGATGGCATCTGGTTTGCCGATAGTAGCGACGAACGTGGGAGCGATGCCGGAGCAAGTCGAGTACGGCGTAACTGGACTTTTGGTGCCGCCAAACGACCCAGGTGCGATCGTACAAGCAGTTTCATCTTTGGCAAATAATCCCGATCGTCTTGTGGCGATGGGAATCGCAAGTCGCGATCGAGCAGAACGCCTATTTAATGGAGAACGCAATTACAAAATGGTGGTAGACCTGATCGAGCAATGTGTGGATGAGAAGCGCAGCTTGTAGAGTTGGAATTGTTTGTCATTCATCTAAATACGTCTTGCGAGAGAGATAATTTCCAGTTTTAGATTTAAAACTGGAATCATGTTTTGGCAAACGTAATATCCCGAATCAAACCCGAATGTAGGGAATCAAAAATTAACTTTTTGATTCTCATAAAACAGCTGGGATCGACTATTTTTTTAGATTTGTTTAGGTGTTTCCATGTCAAGCAGCGATTTAGACTTGTTGAAAAAATCCAAGTTATTAAGACCCTTTAGAGAATTTAAGCATAAATTTGCCTCCCTTGAAGAAAGCCAGTATGTGCGGGAGATGACTTCATTTTCCGATACC is from Aerosakkonema funiforme FACHB-1375 and encodes:
- a CDS encoding glycosyltransferase, with translation MQNIVAPVESRVANYRIGLVIEWYMGHVTHGQNLERSLRHNPRIEPTWMPVPFQSDDIWQKLPGHTLRLSLRARDLVRAAVQKNALDCLFYHTPVTALLSLGMMQRIPTILSLDCTPIDLVRMGAAYKYDAPNKLFDRLKFEWFRRMYESAAAIVTMSDWAKNSLVGDYNIASEKVTTILPGLDLNQWRPTVKEAGKNQPLKLLFVGGDFERKGGYVLLEAFRSGLRDRCTLDIVTKDEIVTSAESVRVHRGLTPNSPLLRQLFADADLFIFPTLGDFIPFVVMEAMASGLPIVATNVGAMPEQVEYGVTGLLVPPNDPGAIVQAVSSLANNPDRLVAMGIASRDRAERLFNGERNYKMVVDLIEQCVDEKRSL